AATTTCGATAAACGAGCTTCGATATATCGAGGTGCAGCTGCGCTATCGCCTGTTAAAATATTTCCCCAGTTACCTTGCGTATCGATGAGTAAATCTTTTTGACCGAGTTGAACCAGTGCTTCTCCAATACTTGCATCGCCATGAGGATGATATTGCATGGTATAGCCAATAATATTGGCTACTTTGTTGTAACGACCATCGTCCATTCGCTTCATAGCATGTAGTATGCGACGCTGTACTGGTTTGAGACCATCGTCGAGGTGAGGAACCGCTCGTTCTAAAATTACATACGAAGCATAATTGATCCACCAGTCTTTATATAATCCCGAAAGTTTGGTTTCGGCAATTTGTGCGTGCTGGCTTTCTTTTTCTATCGGTTTATTTTCAGCCGTGTCAAAGTTATCGTTTAATTCGTTATTATATAATGTTTCGTCTGTCATAATTTTAGTCTTCTACCAGTTGCAAGTTGTTGATAATAAAGTCTTGGCGTTCGGGTGTATTGTTGCCCATATAAAAGGTGAGTAATTGATTTATGGTATCGTTTTTACTTAATTTAACGGGTTCTAGACGCATGTCTTTGCCTATAAATTTTTTGAATTCGTCGGGTGATATTTCGCCCAAACCTTTGAATCGAGTTATTTCTACGTTTCGTCCCAGTTCTTTAATGGCTTTTTCTTTTTCTACTTCATTATAGCAATAAATAGTTTTTTGTTTGTTGCGAACTCTAAATAAGGGAGTTTGTAAAATGTATAAGTGTCCGTTTTTAATTAAATCGGGATAATATTGTAAAAAGAAAGTGATAAGTAATAAACGAATGTGTAAACCGTCGGCATCGGCATCAGAAGCAATAATAACCTGGTTGTATCGCAAGTTGTCAATGCCTTCTTCAATATTAAGCGCAGCTATTAAGAGGTTAAGCTCTTCGTTTTCGTATATAATGCGTTTGGGTTTACCAAAAATATTTTCGGGCTTTCCTCTAAGACTAAAAACAGCTTGTACATTTGCATCGCGTACTTTAGTAATAGAGCCGCTGGCAGAGTCGCCCTCGGTAATAAAAAGCGTTGAATTGAGTTTAAGTTCGTGGTTTGAATTAAAATGTACTCTACAATCGCGTAATTTTTTATTGTGTAAGCTTGCTTTTTTAGCCGTTTCGCGTGCTTTTTTTTGTACAACCGAAATGGCTTTTCGTTCTTTTTCAGATTCTAATATTTTTTGAAGTAAAATTTCTGCGGTTTGTGGATTTTTGTGTAAATAATTATCGAGTTGTTCTTTGATAAAATCGCCAATAAAATTTCGAATACTGGGACCATTGGGTCCTACATCTTTTGAGCCAAGTTTGGTTTTTGTTTGCGATTCAAAAACGGGTTCTTCGATTCGAATGCTCAAAGCTGCAATAAGCGAAGTTTTTATGTCGGCAACATCAAAATCTTTTTTATAAAATTCACGAATGGTTTTAGCAAAAGCTTCTTTAAATGCTAATAAGTGAGTTCCTCCTTGTGTTGTATGTTGTCCATTGACAAAAGTAAAATATTCGTCGATATAACTATCGCCATGTGTAAATGCTATTTCGATGTCTTCGCCAATAAGATGAATGATGGGGTATAGTGCTTCGGTATTAAGATTTTCGTTTAGTAAATCGGCTAAACCATTGACCGATATATAATCTTGTTGATTGAATTGAATTTTTAAGCCTCGATTTAGAAAAACATAGTTTTTTACCATGGTTTCAATGTAATCGAGATTGAAATGAAAATCGCCAAAGAGTTCTGAGTCGGGCACAAAAATAACTTCGGTACCATTGGGTTTATTGCTATTCGATTGATGATCGCTAATAAGTTCGCCACGTGAAAATACCAGTTCACGCATTTGTTTATCGCGGTATGAACGAATGATGAACGATTGAGATAGAGCATTCACCGCTTTTATACCCACACCATTTAAACCAACTGATTTTTTAAAAACTTTTGAATCGTATTTAGCACCGGTATTCATTTTAGATGCTACATCGAGTAGTTTTCCGAGGGGAATACCTCGTCCATAATCTCTAACGTGAATTTGTTGGTTATTGCATTCGAGTTCAATCATTTTGCCATATCCCATTGCAAATTCATCGATTGAGTTATCGACTACTTCTTTAATAAGCACATATATACCATCGTCTCTAAAGCTGCCGTCGCCAAGTTTACCGATATACATTCCCGGACGTTTGCGTATGTGTTCACGCCAATCGAGCGTTTT
This sequence is a window from Bacteroidales bacterium. Protein-coding genes within it:
- a CDS encoding type IIA DNA topoisomerase subunit B encodes the protein MVENYSEDSIKTLDWREHIRKRPGMYIGKLGDGSFRDDGIYVLIKEVVDNSIDEFAMGYGKMIELECNNQQIHVRDYGRGIPLGKLLDVASKMNTGAKYDSKVFKKSVGLNGVGIKAVNALSQSFIIRSYRDKQMRELVFSRGELISDHQSNSNKPNGTEVIFVPDSELFGDFHFNLDYIETMVKNYVFLNRGLKIQFNQQDYISVNGLADLLNENLNTEALYPIIHLIGEDIEIAFTHGDSYIDEYFTFVNGQHTTQGGTHLLAFKEAFAKTIREFYKKDFDVADIKTSLIAALSIRIEEPVFESQTKTKLGSKDVGPNGPSIRNFIGDFIKEQLDNYLHKNPQTAEILLQKILESEKERKAISVVQKKARETAKKASLHNKKLRDCRVHFNSNHELKLNSTLFITEGDSASGSITKVRDANVQAVFSLRGKPENIFGKPKRIIYENEELNLLIAALNIEEGIDNLRYNQVIIASDADADGLHIRLLLITFFLQYYPDLIKNGHLYILQTPLFRVRNKQKTIYCYNEVEKEKAIKELGRNVEITRFKGLGEISPDEFKKFIGKDMRLEPVKLSKNDTINQLLTFYMGNNTPERQDFIINNLQLVED